CACCTAAGAAATTTTTGGCTGCTTGATCATTTAGTTTAGCCCAAACATTAGTGCGAACAACAACATCAGCAATTGAAACTAAAAGATTAACAATCGCATTCTGATCTGCCTCGTTCAAATTAAACTCGAAATTATCGTTAATAATTGATACTAATAATTTAACAGAGTCATGATGTTTTAGTGTTTCAGAGATAAAATTGCGAATAAAAATAACATTATCATTGTCATTGTCAGGATTTTCTAAATAAGTACGGATTATTTCGTGAAAATTTTGTGCGTTTTTATATTCGCTTGATCGAAGATGATAATCAGTAATTATTTTAGAAAATAATTTTCTTATTGAATCAAAAGTAAAGACAACTTTTAAATCTTCTTTATTTTTAAGGTCGATTTTGATAATATTATTTATTAGCAAATCTTGGATTATTGTTTGGCCAAAAATGGATGAAAAAATTAATTCTTTAATTTTTTCAGGATTTTTATCTGCAAATTCAGAAGTTACAACAGTATTTAAAACATCAATTATTTGTTTTTCGTCAAAATCAGCAAAAATATAATTAACAAGGTTAGAAATTGTTGCTTTTTCTCAGTCTTTTTTATTAGTTACATCTTGAACATAAGTCTGAAAACGTTTGATAATTTTGCTAAAAAAGCCACTTGAGTAAATTTTTTGCAAAATTTCGGAAAAAGAAGCACCTGAATTTTGATTTTCTTGTCAAAAATCAGTTAAAACTTTTTGCACGCTTGAATTATTTTGAACAGCTAACTGCATAAAACGGCTTAAAAACGCGCCAAAATTATTATTTAGTATCACGTTTATAAAATTTTCTATCGGTGATTCTGTTGATTTTTTAACATTTTGAGTGGTTAGCTTTTCAATTTCAGAGTCTTCTGAAATAAATTTTTCAGGTGAATTGTCAACTGTTAAAGCGTTAAAAATTTCTAAATTGTTACCTAAATTTAGAATTCGACGGTAATAATTAGTGTCTTTTTGGACATAATTTTCGCCCCATTGTAATTTAGTATTTGCTTCGTTTTTGAACTCGAGGTCTTGTTGAAAAGCTAATTTAAACAACAAATCCTGGGCCATTTTTTTATAACCCTTAGTTGATGGGTGGATATCTAGGTCGTTTGTACTAAATTCAGAGGTTTTTGCTTGTCAAATTGATTCATTGTATAAATCAACATAATTTACTTTTTGGCTTTTTGCGGCTTTTTTGATTGTTGAATTCAAACGTTTTATTACTGAATCAACATAATTTTCTGGAACACCGATTTCATTTGTGAGCATTTTTTCAAAAAATTTAATGATTTTTGAAGACAAAGAGTTATAGCCAACTAAAACTATTTGTAAATCAGGGTTGATTTTTCGCAAACTTTGAATTAGTAATTGTAAATTTCTGTAAATTTTTTGGTTTACAATTTCAATATTTTGGGCAAATTCAAAATTTGCCTCACCTTTTGAAGCAAGTTTTTGCATCGGCTTAGCAATTGTGCGAAAATCAATGGATTCCATTAAATCATTTGCACCTAATGAAAGAGTCAACAAATTAGAATCTTTGATTTTTTTATATAATTTTGGATAGCTATTTGAATTAAAATCACCAAAAACTTCACGAATTTGCTGTCCATATGGTGAGTCTAATTTTTTGTCTAAATGATAATTAAAATTAAAATGCGTCTTATCAGAATGTTTATAGAACTGATTTTCGGGATTAAGCAAGTAAAGTCAATCGCTAATTGTTGTTCAAGAAAGCGCCAAATTATCAAAGGATTTAAGTGCATTTGGTTTTATTTTTTGAATAAAACTGGCAAAAAAAGCAGGATATGAGAGTCCATTAATTTTGTTGTTTTCATCAATTTTTCCGCGGAGGTCAACAGAATAATCTCAATTAAAACCAGCAGAAATTGAATCGCCTATTGATAAATAGTTAATTTGATCTAAAAGTTTTTCGGTTTGCTGGTCTGAATGGGTTATTGGTATATTGATGTGCTCGGTTTTATCGCGATTTTTTATCCCAATCAAAGTAATTCCAGAAATGGCCAGAGATAAAGTACCAAAACTTAAAAATATTTTGAATGCTTTAGTAAAATCAGGTTTGGAGATATTTTTTTTCATCATTTTACCCCGCTTCTTTTTGTTATTCCAGATTTTTTTTATACAAATCGATTAGATTGGTCCAATTAGATAAGGAGCAAACTAGAAAAATTAAATTAAATTATACACTAAATTAACATAAAAAATCAGATAATTATCTTTTTTCTATATTTTATTTTAAATTGGGCTGTTATTTCTTTATAATTTGTTAATTTTTTTCAAAAAGACCCTTAATTTGTATTTCCTTTTTGTTTTGCTAGAGATTTATTTTTGCCATGGGGCTTGTCAAATTTTTTGCACATTTTACAAAGTTTTTTTGTCAATTTCTTATTGAGTTATTGTCATATAGACGTTTAAATTTGACTAAATTTGTCTGAAAAATGCAAAATTGTGATTTTTAAGCCTTTAATAAATTCAGCATTTTGATGTATTTAGTTTTTTAAACCTTAATTTATATTGTTTTATTTTGGCACACCTTTTTGGCTGTACCTGAAACTAATATACTAGTGTAATGAAAAAACTCCGCGGTTAACGGAGTTTTTTCATATGGTGGAGGTGCGGGGATTCGAACCCCGATCCAATTAAAATAATTTAGTGGAGTCGACAGTTTAAACTAAAAAATCTAATTATAAAGGTATAAAAATATAATAATTTATAAAAAAGAATTAATAATTTATAAAAAAGAATAAGAATTAAAGAATAAGTTAATAAAAAGAATAAGAATTAAGAATAAGAATAAGAATTAAAGAATAAGAATTAATAAATCAAAGGAGTTAAATAGTCCTGTATTTTAAAATGTATTTGAAAACCAAAAACAAATATTTACTAATTATTTTAGTATTTACAGGGAAAACTTAATATATTGAATTAAGGAAGATATATTATGTTATTTATATTATTGAAATAAAAAACTGATAGGTTTTATTATGAATTAAAGTGTTGCAAAATTTAATTGGGTATTCATCATTGCAAAATTAAATGTTGCATCGTCTTTAGCTTTAATTGAATCTTTTGCGTTTAGATTTACATGGTATTATGGTCTACCAAACCACTGCATCCAAAAAATTTTTTTAATTGTCAAAACCAGAGTCACCCCCATTTATGTTATAGCTATTTCAAGGTATTTATAGAAATAGCTATAACACATTATAACATATTTTTTAATTGCTATATAAAAAAAAAAAAAATAACTACATGGATAAATTGGTAGAAAAATCTCAGACAATTAGTTTTTTACCTATGATTTTGATTACACCGCTTTTGTTAATTTTTTCTAGCATGTTCATTTTAAAAATTTGGACAAATAATTTACCTCATATAATAACTTGGAGTTTTATATGATAAGCAACTTTGAGGTCTTTCATAGTTATACCAATGAATAAATGAACTTATTTTTTGATAAGCAATAGCCACATTTTCAAAATTTTGACCCTCAATATTAATTAATTCGCGTTGAAAAACTGCATAAAAATATTCAATAGGGCGGTTTGCAAGAGCATTTCCTTTTGGTGACATTGATTGTTGGATACCATTTTGCTTCAAAAAATTAGCAAATTTGTAGTTTGCATATTCCACACCATGATCTGAATGGAAAAATTTTGGTTTAATATTATACTTTTTAATTGTTTGTTTCACTAAGTTTATAGTTTCTTCTGAAAATCTTGTTTTAGAAATCGAAAAATTGAGCAAGTAATTGGATTTTGTTTCAATAATTGAGTGTAGGTAAAATCATTCGTTGTTAATTTTGATAAATTTAATATCAGCAAACCATTTTTCACCAAAATTTTCTGAGGAAAATTCACCTTTGATATGATCTTCAGTCCAAATTCGTGTAAACTTTTTCTCTTTTGGCGCCGGTTTTCCTTGCCTTTTATAAGCAATTGATTTTAATCCTAAAAATTCGTAGTGTTTTTGAAACACGTACGTGCTTACATAATTTCCCTGATTTATGTAAATATTATATAGGATGTCTCGGCCTTTTACCTTTCGATTCAAATGGAAATTTTCACGAATTCACTCAAGTAATTTTTCATCATAAATCATTTTCTTTGGTGGTTTTTTTACCCTTATTTTCTCATAAATAGAAGTGCGATTAATGTTAAAAACACTACAAATTCTAGTGGAATTTTCGATTTTGTTTTTATCTTTTTCTTGCTCTTGTTTTCGTTTTTTGAGTTCCTCAAGAACAATTGCGGGGTCAATTCCGTATCTTCTAAGAACATTCTCCATTATCTCTTGATAAACTTCACGATCATTTTCAGAAAGGTCGTTAATTGTATATTTCTTCTTTGGTTTGCGTGGAGATTTGATTTTTCCACGAGTACTAATTAAACTTTTCATATCATTATTATAAAACTTTTTTTGCCAATTTCTTATCAAATTATTAGCGTATATATGCAACATTCATTCTTTATCCGCTTTTTTACTTTTAGATTTGTTTTTGTAAATTTCTCTAAATTCTTCTGCAAAATCCAAAATTGCGTTTTTTAAGCCTCTAGATTCGGCAATTTTGATGTATTTAAATTTCTCTTCAATTGTGAATTTGTATTGTTTCATTTTGACACACCTTTTTTCGAATAAGTCTGAAATTGGTGTACTAATTTAAATAACTACATGGATTCAAAATTGGTACTAATTAATAGTTTTTAAATTATAAATTAGGGTTATTTTTATTAATTTCGTCAATTTTTTCAGCTATTTTAGTAATTTTAAATGCATCAATTTTTTGTGTTAATTTATTTAAATAGTCATCAACAATTTTATTAAGGTTCTCTTGAATTTCGCTTGCATCCTTGATAATTCTTTCTGCTAATGATCTACTTCTTTCTGCTTTAGTGTTAATTTTGTTTATTGATGCTTTTAGTGTTTTTTCTTTTCATTCATCAAACTTTTGAATGATTTTACTTGCATCTTCAAGACTTTGACTTTGAATCTCTAATTTATTTTCTTTTAGAATTATTGATTTTAAAAGCATTAAAAGCGCTAAATAAAAATGCGGACGGCAAATGAAAATTTTTTCATAATTAGGGGCAACATCAATTGTAAAGTATTTCTCAGGCTCGAGTTCTGTTACTAAAATTGCATAGCTAGCTTTTTTCTTTATACGGTCTGCCTCAATTTTTTTGAAAAAATCTTTGTTTTTTTGTTTTCCAGATTTTTCTTTTGATTCAGATTTTGCTTCTAAAATGATTTTTGTTTCAACATTGCGGCTTTGATCATTAATTGTAAAAATAAAGTCGGATTTTGTTGCTTTTTCTCCTGGTTCATCCTTAATATTTACAGTATCTTTTTTTAGTTCAACAACAACTGAATCATTGTCGTCTTTACCAAAAGGGAAAACGTCTCTATACCTTTCTAAAATTCAGTTTTCAAGATTTTCTCCTATTTGTTTTGAACTAATATTTTTATATTTATATTTATTTAATTCATCATTTAGGTCGTTTATTTCGGTATCTTTTGCCTTAAGGGAGTCTTCATATCATGTTTTTGCATCAGCAATTCTTTTTTCTTGTTCTTCAGTTATTTCTTTTCGCAATTGTTCTCGCAATTGTTTCTCAGTATCTTGCTTAAATTGCTCATTTACTTTAGATTGAGCAAGTGAAAGATCTGCTTCCTTTTTCTTAATAATGTTATCCTGGTTTTCTTCCATACCTTTAATTTTTTCTTGCAATTGTTTAATTGTCCCTTCCATTTCAGCAATTGCAACTTCTTTTTGAGTAATTTCTTCCGAATGTTTTAAACTTAAGTCTGCTTTTACCTTATCATTTTGGCCTTTTAATTTTCCAATTTCCTCTCTAAGATTTTTATTTTCCTCTTTTATTTTTTTAATTTCAAGATCATTTGCATAAATATCGTTGCGGATTTGGACAGTATATTCACTTAATTTCTTTTTTGTTTGATCGTCTATATAATTTTGAACTTCACTTACAAGGGAAAATCAATCGCCTTTTTTGGCATCCTCTAGAAGTTGGTATGTTAGTGTTTCTTTATTAATTAATTTGACTTTTATTTCATTGTTTTTCTTTATTTCCATAACAAATTAATTTTAACACATATTTAAAAATAGGCAAATTTTACAAATTGAATAAAAAAATTAAAAATGTGGTATAATTAAATTTTAGTTAATTTAAGAACGACCTTAAATTAAAATAGTCAAACTAATTATCTTAAAATGAAAATTAAAAAGAAATCAAAA
The DNA window shown above is from Mesomycoplasma ovipneumoniae and carries:
- a CDS encoding IS3 family transposase; translated protein: MKQYKFTIEEKFKYIKIAESRGLKNAILDFAEEFREIYKNKSKSKKADKEWMLHIYANNLIRNWQKKFYNNDMKSLISTRGKIKSPRKPKKKYTINDLSENDREVYQEIMENVLRRYGIDPAIVLEELKKRKQEQEKDKNKIENSTRICSVFNINRTSIYEKIRVKKPPKKMIYDEKLLEWIRENFHLNRKVKGRDILYNIYINQGNYVSTYVFQKHYEFLGLKSIAYKRQGKPAPKEKKFTRIWTEDHIKGEFSSENFGEKWFADIKFIKINNEWFYLHSIIETKSNYLLNFSISKTRFSEETINLVKQTIKKYNIKPKFFHSDHGVEYANYKFANFLKQNGIQQSMSPKGNALANRPIEYFYAVFQRELINIEGQNFENVAIAYQKISSFIHWYNYERPQSCLSYKTPSYYMR
- a CDS encoding DUF2130 domain-containing protein: MEIKKNNEIKVKLINKETLTYQLLEDAKKGDWFSLVSEVQNYIDDQTKKKLSEYTVQIRNDIYANDLEIKKIKEENKNLREEIGKLKGQNDKVKADLSLKHSEEITQKEVAIAEMEGTIKQLQEKIKGMEENQDNIIKKKEADLSLAQSKVNEQFKQDTEKQLREQLRKEITEEQEKRIADAKTWYEDSLKAKDTEINDLNDELNKYKYKNISSKQIGENLENWILERYRDVFPFGKDDNDSVVVELKKDTVNIKDEPGEKATKSDFIFTINDQSRNVETKIILEAKSESKEKSGKQKNKDFFKKIEADRIKKKASYAILVTELEPEKYFTIDVAPNYEKIFICRPHFYLALLMLLKSIILKENKLEIQSQSLEDASKIIQKFDEWKEKTLKASINKINTKAERSRSLAERIIKDASEIQENLNKIVDDYLNKLTQKIDAFKITKIAEKIDEINKNNPNL